The Nitrospira sp. CR1.1 sequence TCCACAATGCCTTCGCGATTGATGATGACAAACAGGTCGTCGCTCTTGACAGACACACGGGAGAAGTTGAGCAGGATCAGGAGGAGGCTACCGACCTTGGCGTCGTATCGATAGTATTGAAAGAGATCGCGCCCGTTCAATTGCAGAAGACGGTCCGGAGCGCCGAGTTGGGCCAGGATGTCCGCCCGCGTGGTGATACCCTTTTTGATCGAATTGACGGTTTCCATCTTGATTTCGTCGCCCAGGGTGCCTCGGCTGAATGCGCAGGCGTTCAGCATCAGCATCATCACGCTCAGCAGCAGCCCCACTCGTCGCATGTGCGATCCTCCTTTTGCGTACAATCCTCCCGGCCGGTTAGCTGTTGTGGCCGGGAGGAGAAGGTTTGGGAAGGACGAAATCGGACTCGAAGATCCGGTAGGTGGACGGGGTGAGTCCAACCCGTTCGTACACCCCTTGGGCGATGCGGTTGTCGCCCTCCACATACAACCGGACACCGCAGACGTCTGCTCGCGATTGCGCCAGCGTCATCACGGCCCGGTGCATGGCACGGTACACGCCTTGTCGTCGCCATGCCGGCTCAACGTAGACGCTCTGAATCCACCAGAATTGGGCATTCCGCCAGTCGCTCCATTCGTACGTGATCAGAAGCTGTCCAACGGTCACTGTATCGGCCGAAGCATTTCGGTGCAAGTCCGCGACGTAATATTTCCCGCGTTCCGGGCGGTCGATCACGGCTTGGGTGCCTAATCGTAGACGTGAAACGTCCAGTTGTCGGTGTTCAGTCTCCAGGGCCATGGCTGCGCTGAATCTGGTGAGGATATCCAAGTCCTGTATAGTGGCCTGGCGGATGCGCAGCTGGTTCGTGGAGATCATGACGACTTTCCCGCCGGGGCCGTGAGCCAGCCTTGCAAGGGGCGATACAAACCCGCTGAAAATTCCAACTTGAGCGCTTCCTCCGGCAAGAGATTCAAGGGCTGCAGTTGGCTTTTGGGGATCATCGCGAGATATCCCGTGAAGGGGTGAATGGCAGTCGGGACGAACACCATGACCAATTCAACCGTCGGGGCGATCTGTAGTGCCGCCGGCGGTGAGCCCATGACGAAGCCGAGCGCCCAGAGCCCATCGCGAGGGAACGGAAACGCGACCACCGTACTTTGTCCGAAGCGCGCGCGATAGTTCAGGAGATCCGTCATGCTTTTCAGGGTGAGGTAGATGCTGCGGATTAAAGGGATTCCTTCGAGGGTCGTTTCCGCCCAGTGGACGAATCGCTGTCCAATGACCTGGGTGGCAATGACTCCAACAAGAAGGACCATGCCGATGAGCAACACAATTCCCAATCCCGGAGCATAGGGCTGCATCTGCCGGCCGATGAGATCGAGCAAGAACGAATCCAGCGTTTCGAACAGAGCCGTCAGGATCAAAAACGTCGTCCAGGCCGGAACGAGCAGGAGCAGTCCTGTGAAAAAGATGCGTCCAAGCCGATGAGAAGACGTCACGCTGGGTCCCGGTGTTGGTGCGCGAGAGGGGTATCGATGATCTACGATACCAGATGGCGAAGAGTTTTGGTATCTTCTTGATCTGCCGATGCATTTGGACTATGTTTCCTGTAACCTTTGAGTCACCCTTCCCGGGTGAGATTGTGAGAGCTACCGTGAGTGACGCCGTTCAAAAGAAAGTCAATCTCGACAAGGACTTGTTGGCCATTCTGTGCTGCCCTGAAACCAAGCAGACGGTCGTGCTGGCTGACGAGCTGTTGATTCAAAAAGTGAACGGGGCGATTGAGCGCGGCGTGTTAAAGAACAAGGCGCAAAAGTCAGTCACGGAAAAGCTCGACGGCGGATTAGTGCGATCGGACAATAAAATTCTGTACCCCGTGCGGGAAGATATTCCTGTCATGTTGATCGATGAGGGGATTCCGCTCGAACAGCTGGCGTAGGTTTCCTGCCTCGAACCTTCTCAGTTTCACATCAACACTTGATCGGTTGGGTGGATAGCTCCGCAAGGAGCGCGTGCTCTGCATCCTTGCATGCCTTCACTCTGAGATTCTTGGCTGGGACCGGT is a genomic window containing:
- a CDS encoding DUF502 domain-containing protein, which encodes MTSSHRLGRIFFTGLLLLVPAWTTFLILTALFETLDSFLLDLIGRQMQPYAPGLGIVLLIGMVLLVGVIATQVIGQRFVHWAETTLEGIPLIRSIYLTLKSMTDLLNYRARFGQSTVVAFPFPRDGLWALGFVMGSPPAALQIAPTVELVMVFVPTAIHPFTGYLAMIPKSQLQPLNLLPEEALKLEFSAGLYRPLQGWLTAPAGKSS
- a CDS encoding GNAT family N-acetyltransferase codes for the protein MISTNQLRIRQATIQDLDILTRFSAAMALETEHRQLDVSRLRLGTQAVIDRPERGKYYVADLHRNASADTVTVGQLLITYEWSDWRNAQFWWIQSVYVEPAWRRQGVYRAMHRAVMTLAQSRADVCGVRLYVEGDNRIAQGVYERVGLTPSTYRIFESDFVLPKPSPPGHNS